ACAGAAACGGTAGCGGGCCGGTTTCTGCCAGTTCCGTATCAGAGCACGCCAGTCGGTGGTATTATTACACCTTGAATTTTCATGGGCCGAGGGGGTTATAAAGGATTGGTTAGCTTCAGCCGATGTGGAACCTGAGATGGACGAGGCAGTCGGCCTTGCCAGATCGGACGATTCAGGTAGGTTTAAAGGAGGAATGAATGGGGACAGATTCCAAAGGGTTTTCACTGATTGAACTGCTGATCGTCGTAGCGATCATCCTGATTATCGCTGCGATCGCGATCCCGAACCTGCTGCGCTCGAGGATTGCTGCCAACCAGGCGTCGGCGGTTGGATCGTTGAGAACTTACAGTACGGCCGAAGTCACCTATGCTTCGACTTATACCAGCGGCTACAGCGCAACTCTGGGTGACCTGGGCCCGCCGGCGGCAGGCAGCATGCCCACATCCACGGCTGCCGCGCTCGTGGACAGTGTGCTTTCGGGAGGCTCGGCAACGGCCATGGGAGCAGTGAAGAGCGGCTACAGCTTTACCTATTCGCCGGGACCGGTTGTTGGCGGACGGATTGACACCTATGAATTTTGGGCAGATCCGGTGACACGCGGAACCACCGGCCAAAATTCTTATTACACGGACCAGTCCGGCGTCATTCGCCAGAACTCGAACAACACTCAGGCAAGTTCGGCGGATTCGCCCCTCGCGAACTGATCTGCAGTCGCGTCGGGATTGGGTGTAACTCCGGCAACTCCGCGGGGGGACCTTGGGGGTTCCCCCATTTTCTTCTTGTGATCTTCCATCCTGTGTTGATGCCTCGAACAGCCAGTTCCTCAGAACAGGACCATGAAATCAGAGGGCGCGGTGTTTATCGTGTGTTTCGAGTGATTCGGACCAGAAGGGGGAGGACTTCGTTTGGCAGGAAGGACGGTCCGGAATCTCCCGCCACGGCCGTGTGTGCCGGAAGCAGGCGTGAAACCGGGGAATTCGACGCCTTCCTGATCGCAGCGCTCATTCTCTGTGCGGCGCTTCCTTACCTCAATACCCTGCTCAACGGGTTTGTCTATGACGACAACCGGCAGGTGCTCGACAATCCTTACCTGAAGAATTTCCATTTCCTTCCGCAGATGTTTGGCACCACGGTTTGGTCGTTTGTGGGCACGCAGGGCGTCTCCAACTACTATCGCCCCATGATGACCTTCGGGTATGCGGTGTGCTACCACCTGTTTGGTCCCCTGGCCTACGGCTTCCACCTGGTGAATGTCTTGCTGCACGCAGGTGTCGTCCTGCTCGTATTTTTGGTGGCAAGCAGACTGTTTAAGGACAGGGCGATTGCGTTTGTGGCCGCCTGTCTCTTTGCTGTTCACCCCATCCACACTGAAGCCGTTGCCTGGGTGGCGGCGGTCACCAGCCTTGAAGTCACGTTTTTCTTCCTGCT
This portion of the Terriglobia bacterium genome encodes:
- a CDS encoding prepilin-type N-terminal cleavage/methylation domain-containing protein, producing the protein MGTDSKGFSLIELLIVVAIILIIAAIAIPNLLRSRIAANQASAVGSLRTYSTAEVTYASTYTSGYSATLGDLGPPAAGSMPTSTAAALVDSVLSGGSATAMGAVKSGYSFTYSPGPVVGGRIDTYEFWADPVTRGTTGQNSYYTDQSGVIRQNSNNTQASSADSPLAN